The sequence GCTCCTAGCTCTGATCTGAACTGGGGCAGCTCCTTTAGTCTCAATAAGCCACCTCCAGCAATTATTCCACatctggggcagctcctggtcccttctcacagaggccacccatGCAGCCCAATACACATGTTAGGGAAGAAAAGTATGTTGCAGAACTCCTAAAGAGGGtccttcaaaaaggaaaatgcccTTGCAGGATAGGCTGATTTGAAGTAGTAGAAATAGTTAGTAGTAGAAATAGTAGTAGTAGAATAGTTCTTGTGCTGTAGGTGCAGCAGGCAATAGGTCTTGGATTGGGCCTCAGAAGAGTCAAGCAGATCAAATCTGGTTGATCCATGAACTAAACTAAGACAAACACTGTGAGCAGAGCGAAGGACACCGAGTGGTGCCCTAGCATaaaggaggatgcagagcacagctgtaagaGGCGTCTTTCTTGTGCCACGACTGACGCAGGTTCGTCTGAAGTGAgagccccagcccaggacccATGGAGTGAAGGTCCCTgggcacaactgcagaaagactttgcaaGACCTCTGCCACTGACAGCTTGAAACACCAAATGCATCTTGGCAGTAGTAGGTCCTTTTGGCTCAGGGGCAGATGTCCTCCCTGGCAAAACCAACACGGAGGCcaccactgcaaagctgctgcgtgACACCGACTGCGTGACACCCCGGGgtccagagaggggagaggggaaggggagaggcaggccgtggggagggggctggagtgaggtcactgccactgcagcagcctgactggCCCTCAGAAGGGCTGGCCGGCAGGCACTATGACATCATCCCGCGCATCAGAGAGCCCCTGGGCAGAAATGACGtcactgcagaggggagggcgaggggctggcagagccccatcgaggggctggctgtgggtcccctctgctacagccacctgacggcgcggggcaggcaggagggcaggcagggctcgtggccgCCTTGCTCAGGACGAGCCCTGGGTGAGCTGGATGAGAAATCTGTGCCTTAGCTCCAgcaaaagctcttctctttgctcttgacTTTTCTCGATAACACCACTTCCAGGTGAGCTCTGCCCTTGCTAAAACCatacctccacctccaccataAATTTCTATTTCAGAGCCTGTCCTTGCTGTCACCCACGGATGGCTGCTTTGTGGCCCCTGTCTGcaccctgtccctgcagcgTCCCAGCACTACTGCCCCACACATGCTCCCACAGCCTTGCTGCCAAGGCACCGCACATGGCAGTGCACATTCAGGGCTGGGTCAAGATCCCCCCGTTACAATCCCAATGGCACCCTCAGGGTCCCTTCCCGCCATGgccctcctgcctttgcagTCTCTTCCAGTCCATGGCCCCTGCCCTGACCCAGCCAAATCCCATGGGGGcctctgcagacagccctgctccaggtctgcagggctctgggccaggacagaggccagcacagctggccagTCCCCCAGCACAGACCCGGAGCATGGCTCTCCCACCTCCTTGccctctgcccacctccctgTCCTCATCCCAGTCCAGAGGAAGTGGCCCCATGGCAGTGTCCACCAGAGGCTGCTtcagggctctgggcactgccaccacagccccagcccctctgacgGGCACAGCAGCTCCCGGGGGCACAGAGGGCTCAGTCCCACATATGGGACAACCATGGCACAAGCATACAGAGGTCAGTGtcccctgctgtgtcccctgctctcttctgcagcaCATCCTCAGAGGCCCGCAGCCCCTCTGGGCCATCCCTGGCGATCCTCAgggagctcctgctgccccagggccagggcagcctgccccgagctgctgcagccaaaaAGGGGTTTGCTATTCCCATTACTTCCTGATCAGCTGAGAGTGGGTCTCAGACAAAGAAGTTGTTGtggcttcatttattttgttcaaataCACAAAGAATCTGGCTCCTCATTTCTGCAAAGCCTCAGGGTCACACAAGATATCCATcaggctggatgcggctctgggcagcctgctttagtggttggcaaccctgcccagagcagagcgGTTGAAACTACgtgatcttgaaggtccttttcaaccctgggcactctatgattctatgatatctTGGTACTTGAGTACAACAGGATGAAGAACAGCATTGCTTTGTGGAAAACATTATCACacggggaaaaagaaaaccaaacaaatcccTCCAGAAGTTCAGACAGGCTTGCCATGTCATTACATAAACTGTAATTcgtctgaagaagaaaagaagcacttTATAGCTGTGGAAAGGCACAATCAGATTCCTCAACACATCCTTACAAACATCCATGACATCACTTTCCTAATGGCattcttgagctcctggttcctcatgctgtagatgagggggttcactgctgggggcATCACCGAGTACAGGAAAGCCATCACAaggtccagggatggagaggagatggaggggggcttcaggtaggcacaCATGCCAgtactgagaaacagaaagaccacggccaggtgagggaggcacatggAGAAGActttgtgccgtccctgctcagagggcatcctcagcacagccttgaagatctgcacataggagaaaagaatgaaaacaaaacatccccaaaacagaaaaccactgAATGTGAGAAGCTCAatttccctgaggtaggagtctgagcaggagagcttgaggatctgggtgatttcacagaagaactggtccacagcattgccttggcagaggggcagggaaaatgtattggcagtgcgcaggacagcattgagaaagccactgccccaggcagctgctgccatctgggcacaagctctgctgcccagaagggtcccgtagtgcaggggcttgcagatggcaacgtagcggtcataggccatgatggtgagaagatAAAACTCTGCTGACATtaagaagacaaacagaaagagctgtgcaacacatcctgcataggagatggccctggtgtcccagagggaattggccatggctttggggagagtggtggagatgcagcccaggtcgaggagggcgaggttgaggaggaagaagtacatgggggtgtggaggcggtggtcgcaggctacggcggtgaggatgaggccgttgcccaggagggcagccaggtagatggccaggaagagcgcgaagtgcaggagctgcagctcccgcgtgtctgcaaaTGGCAGGAGAAGGAACTCAGTGACGGAGCTGCTATTGGACATCTGATCCTCCTGGGAATTGGGATCTGCTGCTCTGAATAGGGAGGCCTGtccaaggaggaaagagaattaaaatgttgGGGTAGACCTCTGTGAGGAAAACCTAGCctacatttttacatttatttttctttctttctttttttttttttttttttataaaaagcttCCTCTTCACTTCTGAGAGGACTGGTCCTCTGCTTGATGTCAAAGTGGTGCTGCCTGAGGGTGCTACTGGGGGCAAGAGACTCTGCAGGAGACAGTGCTGACCTATAGCAAGAAGTAAATGGAACATGGGGTGGTCTCAGATGAACTGTGTTTGATGTAACAAGGAGTTTTGGAGTACACTTCCTCAaaattcacccaactgcagagcagggctttgtgCAGAATGCTTTGGTTTGTTACTTTATACTTGTCCCCCTACACCTGAGGAGTGCATTTAAGGCACAAATCCTTGGCACATTTACTGCCCACCAAGTGAAACCTTGTCCTCCTGGGAGGCAAAGGGACTGTCCCTCAGGGCAGAGTGAGGACAGCTGGTGTGTCCATCACtcctggtctcagctgccctgtgcgGGCACCTCTGGAGGATGGTCAC comes from Anser cygnoides isolate HZ-2024a breed goose chromosome 28, Taihu_goose_T2T_genome, whole genome shotgun sequence and encodes:
- the LOC136787128 gene encoding olfactory receptor 14C36-like, with the translated sequence MSNSSSVTEFLLLPFADTRELQLLHFALFLAIYLAALLGNGLILTAVACDHRLHTPMYFFLLNLALLDLGCISTTLPKAMANSLWDTRAISYAGCVAQLFLFVFLMSAEFYLLTIMAYDRYVAICKPLHYGTLLGSRACAQMAAAAWGSGFLNAVLRTANTFSLPLCQGNAVDQFFCEITQILKLSCSDSYLREIELLTFSGFLFWGCFVFILFSYVQIFKAVLRMPSEQGRHKVFSMCLPHLAVVFLFLSTGMCAYLKPPSISSPSLDLVMAFLYSVMPPAVNPLIYSMRNQELKNAIRKVMSWMFVRMC